One segment of Bacillota bacterium DNA contains the following:
- a CDS encoding glycosyltransferase family 2 protein, giving the protein MANRRATKKKQAKRRAEARRVKSEKEHQISLCMIVKNEEEFLPGCLDSVKGVVDEIVIVDTGSTDCTVEIARQYGAKVYHYEWNDDFAAARNESLKHATCGWILVLDADERLDASSGAALKAVACGHAPKAMYGCRIVNVGESGKVTEHVAPRFFPGGGLVAYKGFIHEQPKP; this is encoded by the coding sequence ATGGCAAATAGACGCGCAACCAAGAAGAAGCAGGCAAAGAGACGAGCCGAGGCAAGGCGCGTGAAAAGCGAGAAGGAGCACCAGATCAGCCTCTGCATGATCGTGAAGAATGAGGAGGAGTTCCTCCCCGGTTGCCTCGACAGCGTCAAGGGCGTTGTCGATGAGATAGTCATCGTTGACACCGGCTCCACCGACTGCACCGTGGAGATCGCCCGCCAGTATGGCGCGAAGGTATACCACTACGAGTGGAACGACGACTTCGCCGCGGCCCGCAACGAGAGCCTGAAGCACGCGACGTGCGGGTGGATACTCGTGCTCGATGCGGATGAGCGTCTCGACGCGTCTTCAGGGGCGGCGCTGAAGGCGGTCGCCTGCGGGCACGCGCCCAAGGCCATGTACGGGTGCCGCATCGTGAACGTCGGGGAATCGGGCAAGGTGACCGAGCACGTCGCTCCCAGGTTCTTTCCCGGGGGTGGCCTCGTCGCTTACAAGGGGTTCATCCACGAGCAGCCTAAACCTG
- a CDS encoding HAMP domain-containing protein, producing the protein MRSRIRFGMGFKILGSFLLLLLFMAVIGYFGLQGVTKVSTDLGKVVDEQMLRLTQIEALHGAFERFAIALRGFLLLGDSRLKTALNEADTEIQQQFDALSGATVKGGGDASSDTGATSDTGSIGDAGDIKTVADIRKLWDACRNTIFQYIDNGQLGEALGYMMAEGDGIINDIRDELATGLKAYQDAAASASDAAKIAAKNVRDRAIAIFAAAVVLGLILALALAASITRPTRALARAAQEVAAGHLQVEVPGTKRSDEVGVMARAFSDMVSSLRTVVEELRGHARHVASTGQELAASTDEAAIATEQVAKTIEQVAKGAAEQSASAHTTSTATSQLSAAIDQIAKGAQEQAASVNEANSVVASMARLMEGVSKAVGSLIAAADKSRAAAGSGSRAVDDVIAGMDDIRKQAEAVAAGIKDLGAHSSEIGKIIEVIDDIAEQTNLLALNAAIEAARAGEHGKGFAVVADEVRKLAERSGKATKEIAGLITTMQRSIEMAKSATDVQASRVSQGTQLAGQAGQALREIDATMNAMNAEVEKIAAAVKELESSSAQVVKAMDNVASITEENSSATQEMTASAEEVRNAVQAMASVSEQTASAAEQVSASTGQMSSAIEQIAASAQDLAKMAADLEKLVARFA; encoded by the coding sequence ATGAGATCTCGGATCCGGTTCGGGATGGGATTCAAGATCCTCGGGAGCTTCTTGCTGCTTCTTCTATTCATGGCGGTCATCGGATACTTCGGCCTGCAAGGAGTCACCAAGGTCAGCACCGACCTCGGCAAGGTCGTCGACGAGCAGATGCTCCGCCTGACGCAGATCGAAGCCCTGCACGGAGCATTCGAGAGGTTCGCGATCGCGCTGCGCGGCTTTCTCCTCTTGGGTGATTCACGGCTCAAGACCGCCCTCAACGAGGCAGACACCGAGATTCAGCAGCAATTCGACGCGCTGTCGGGGGCCACGGTAAAAGGCGGAGGCGACGCGTCGAGCGACACCGGCGCCACCAGTGACACCGGCAGCATCGGCGACGCCGGAGACATCAAGACCGTCGCGGACATCCGGAAGCTCTGGGACGCCTGCCGGAACACGATCTTCCAGTACATCGATAACGGCCAGCTGGGCGAAGCGCTTGGCTACATGATGGCGGAGGGCGATGGCATCATCAACGACATCCGCGACGAACTCGCGACGGGCCTGAAGGCCTACCAGGACGCAGCGGCGTCCGCGAGCGATGCGGCCAAGATAGCCGCGAAGAACGTCCGGGACCGCGCCATAGCCATCTTCGCTGCCGCCGTGGTGCTCGGTCTCATCCTCGCCCTCGCACTTGCGGCAAGCATCACACGCCCGACGAGGGCCCTCGCTCGCGCGGCCCAGGAGGTGGCCGCTGGCCACCTCCAAGTCGAGGTGCCCGGCACAAAGCGCAGTGATGAAGTAGGCGTCATGGCTCGCGCCTTTTCCGACATGGTCTCAAGCCTCCGCACCGTAGTAGAGGAGCTACGCGGCCACGCGAGACACGTGGCCTCCACCGGCCAGGAGCTCGCCGCGAGCACGGATGAGGCGGCCATCGCCACCGAACAGGTAGCCAAGACCATCGAGCAGGTGGCAAAGGGTGCCGCGGAGCAAAGTGCAAGCGCCCATACGACGTCCACCGCCACAAGCCAGCTCTCGGCCGCCATCGACCAGATAGCCAAGGGCGCTCAAGAACAGGCGGCCTCTGTGAATGAAGCCAACTCCGTGGTCGCGTCAATGGCCCGCCTTATGGAAGGGGTCTCGAAGGCCGTGGGCTCGCTCATCGCGGCCGCCGACAAGAGTCGCGCCGCCGCCGGGAGCGGCTCCCGCGCCGTCGACGACGTCATCGCGGGCATGGACGACATCCGCAAGCAGGCCGAGGCGGTGGCCGCAGGCATCAAGGACCTGGGAGCCCACTCCAGCGAGATCGGGAAGATCATCGAGGTCATCGACGACATCGCCGAGCAGACGAACCTTCTCGCGCTCAACGCTGCCATCGAAGCGGCCCGCGCAGGCGAGCACGGCAAAGGGTTCGCCGTCGTCGCCGACGAGGTGCGCAAGCTCGCCGAGCGCTCGGGCAAGGCGACCAAGGAGATCGCGGGGCTCATCACAACCATGCAGCGCAGCATTGAGATGGCGAAAAGCGCGACAGACGTGCAGGCGAGCCGGGTGTCCCAGGGCACTCAACTTGCGGGCCAGGCCGGCCAGGCCCTCCGCGAGATCGATGCGACCATGAACGCCATGAACGCCGAGGTCGAGAAGATCGCCGCTGCCGTGAAGGAGCTCGAGTCCTCCAGTGCCCAGGTGGTCAAGGCCATGGACAACGTGGCCAGCATCACCGAGGAGAACTCATCGGCCACCCAAGAGATGACCGCGTCCGCTGAGGAGGTCCGCAACGCGGTCCAGGCGATGGCCAGCGTATCCGAGCAAACCGCGAGCGCAGCGGAGCAGGTGTCTGCCTCCACGGGTCAGATGAGTTCCGCCATAGAGCAGATCGCCGCGTCCGCTCAGGACCTCGCGAAGATGGCGGCGGACCTTGAGAAGCTGGTGGCGAGGTTCGCGTAA
- a CDS encoding purine-binding chemotaxis protein CheW, with product MSASVNAPVGATNLRDEPAGARVQAQASSSATKHVVVFQLGKELYAVSISDVREIVRMQPITPVPSAPDYVEGVVNLRGQVIPVLSLARRLGLPVQPVTSATRIVVVQAGQDTIGMIVDSVVKVAHIPEQDIEKPQALTREAAALAYVVGIARAEDRLITLIDLEQALSFASTPGQAQRSQ from the coding sequence ATGTCAGCTTCAGTCAACGCGCCGGTCGGCGCAACGAACCTGAGGGATGAACCGGCGGGGGCCCGCGTCCAGGCGCAGGCGTCTTCCTCCGCCACGAAGCACGTCGTCGTGTTCCAGCTCGGCAAGGAGCTCTACGCCGTGAGCATCAGCGATGTCAGGGAGATCGTGCGCATGCAGCCTATCACACCGGTGCCCAGCGCCCCTGATTACGTGGAAGGCGTCGTGAACCTGCGCGGCCAGGTGATCCCGGTGCTGAGCCTCGCGAGACGCCTGGGGCTTCCCGTCCAGCCGGTCACGTCCGCCACCCGTATAGTGGTGGTCCAGGCGGGGCAGGACACCATCGGAATGATCGTGGACTCTGTGGTCAAGGTGGCCCACATACCGGAGCAGGACATAGAAAAGCCGCAGGCTCTCACCAGAGAAGCGGCAGCTCTCGCATACGTGGTGGGCATCGCGAGGGCGGAGGACAGGCTCATCACTTTGATCGATCTTGAGCAGGCGCTTTCATTTGCCTCCACGCCCGGGCAAGCGCAGCGAAGTCAGTGA
- the csrA gene encoding carbon storage regulator CsrA encodes MLVLTRRCGESVIIADDIKVTIISVDTKAGRAYVKLGITAPADLKIYREEIYEEIKRENEAASGATLTDFAALARAWRQMKAPAQDRSK; translated from the coding sequence GTGCTTGTCCTGACGCGCAGGTGCGGTGAGAGCGTGATCATCGCCGACGACATCAAGGTGACGATCATCTCTGTGGACACGAAGGCCGGCAGGGCATACGTGAAGCTGGGGATCACCGCGCCTGCCGACCTTAAGATATACCGCGAGGAGATCTACGAGGAGATAAAGCGCGAGAACGAGGCGGCCTCAGGGGCCACGCTCACTGACTTCGCTGCGCTTGCCCGGGCGTGGAGGCAAATGAAAGCGCCTGCTCAAGATCGATCAAAGTGA
- a CDS encoding flagellar assembly protein FliW, with product MTTDRVRIVFDEGILGFEDIREYELLVDPEERGPFRWLRATSEKLAFIVVDPHLFWPDYDPDIASACPDLVDGTDRRELSLYVIVTVPDNPLLATANLFAPLVVNGRTGKGRQVPLRGSGFPLAAHIFPEDIREGKVGLAGACPDAQVR from the coding sequence GTGACGACGGACCGCGTGAGGATCGTATTTGACGAGGGTATTCTCGGTTTTGAAGACATCCGAGAGTACGAGCTCTTGGTCGATCCCGAGGAACGGGGCCCGTTCAGGTGGCTTCGCGCGACCTCGGAAAAGCTCGCTTTCATAGTGGTGGATCCGCACCTCTTCTGGCCCGACTACGACCCCGACATAGCCAGCGCATGCCCGGACCTTGTTGACGGAACCGACCGGAGAGAGTTGTCCCTGTACGTGATCGTGACTGTTCCAGATAACCCCCTGCTTGCCACGGCGAATCTCTTCGCGCCGCTTGTGGTGAACGGGCGCACCGGCAAGGGCAGGCAGGTGCCTCTGCGCGGGTCAGGTTTTCCGCTCGCCGCGCATATCTTCCCCGAAGACATCCGCGAGGGAAAGGTTGGGTTGGCCGGTGCTTGTCCTGACGCGCAGGTGCGGTGA
- a CDS encoding HD domain-containing protein — protein MTTFVLAEVVPLVARGTGIVPDDVRNRAIRIMQDLLSQLREAGDPAVEPPYDDLVEVVEGIKSSVSKASPNVLVSWTLFDEPDEYECVHPFDVAVFSVAIALAMGEKARIQDIGLGALLHDVGMALVPVAPEASYTEGEGLSPDKAKQMRTHPELGVKVLRQHPRISAFTKAIVAQHHERMDGSGYPRGLRGSDIHPFSRIVACADAYSSMLVRSRFQRHMTPGEVVDYMMSAAGFEFDKDVVRAMLGCVSPFPEGAFVRLSTGELAAVERLSRGMVTRPVVRLVKQEADGVWVETSTEMDLARPEHQTTLITAIE, from the coding sequence GTGACAACGTTCGTTCTTGCCGAGGTGGTACCGTTGGTTGCACGAGGGACAGGCATCGTCCCGGATGATGTGAGGAACCGAGCCATCAGGATCATGCAGGACCTCCTCTCGCAGCTCAGGGAGGCCGGCGATCCCGCGGTTGAGCCGCCCTACGATGATTTGGTTGAGGTCGTGGAGGGCATCAAATCCAGCGTGTCCAAAGCTTCCCCGAACGTGCTGGTGTCCTGGACTCTCTTCGACGAGCCTGACGAATACGAGTGCGTGCACCCGTTCGACGTGGCGGTGTTCTCGGTGGCGATCGCGCTCGCCATGGGGGAGAAGGCCCGCATTCAAGACATCGGGCTGGGGGCGTTGCTCCATGATGTCGGCATGGCGCTTGTTCCCGTCGCGCCGGAAGCGAGCTACACGGAGGGCGAGGGGCTGTCACCCGACAAGGCGAAGCAAATGCGCACGCATCCCGAGCTCGGCGTGAAGGTCTTGCGGCAGCACCCGAGGATCTCGGCGTTTACGAAAGCCATCGTTGCCCAGCATCACGAGAGGATGGACGGGAGCGGGTATCCCAGGGGCCTGCGGGGCTCCGACATCCACCCGTTCTCGCGGATCGTCGCGTGTGCTGACGCGTACAGCTCCATGCTCGTGCGGTCCCGCTTCCAAAGGCATATGACTCCGGGCGAGGTCGTGGACTATATGATGAGCGCGGCCGGCTTCGAGTTCGACAAGGACGTGGTGCGGGCCATGCTCGGCTGTGTATCGCCGTTCCCCGAGGGGGCGTTCGTGCGCCTCAGCACAGGGGAGCTCGCGGCGGTGGAGAGGCTCTCCCGCGGTATGGTGACGCGCCCGGTGGTGCGGCTCGTCAAGCAAGAGGCGGACGGCGTGTGGGTGGAGACGTCCACCGAGATGGACCTTGCCCGGCCCGAGCACCAGACGACGCTCATAACCGCCATTGAGTGA
- a CDS encoding protein-glutamate O-methyltransferase CheR, giving the protein MDYSLFRWKVMQAAGIDLSCYKENQMKRRLSAALTRSGYASLFEYWRAMEQDPAVLREFVDFVTINVSSFFRNREKFDELAGTILPGLLKTRPNLKVWSAGCSTGQEPYTVGIILSEVAPGTRHRIIATDINASAIRLAREAIYTRDDVKEVKPELVKKYFMAEGDKLRLKDSVRQMVEFRVHNLLADPYEQDCDLILCRNVMIYFTEDAKTRVFKGFNASLRPGGVLFIGGTETIMTASELGFELVSPFFYRKRNPVVA; this is encoded by the coding sequence ATGGATTATAGCCTTTTCCGGTGGAAAGTGATGCAGGCAGCCGGGATCGACCTGAGCTGCTACAAGGAAAACCAGATGAAGCGCAGGCTGTCCGCGGCGCTCACAAGGTCCGGATATGCGAGCCTTTTCGAGTACTGGCGCGCAATGGAGCAGGACCCCGCAGTGCTCCGTGAATTCGTGGACTTCGTGACCATCAACGTATCCAGTTTTTTCCGGAACCGTGAAAAGTTTGACGAGCTCGCTGGAACGATCCTCCCGGGCCTCTTGAAGACGCGCCCGAACCTCAAGGTGTGGTCTGCAGGCTGCTCCACAGGCCAGGAGCCGTACACGGTGGGCATAATCCTGAGCGAGGTCGCGCCGGGCACGAGGCACCGGATCATTGCCACAGACATAAACGCATCCGCCATCCGCCTTGCGCGCGAGGCGATCTACACGCGCGACGATGTCAAAGAGGTAAAGCCGGAGCTTGTGAAGAAATACTTTATGGCCGAAGGCGACAAGCTCAGGCTGAAAGATTCGGTGCGTCAAATGGTCGAGTTCCGGGTCCACAATCTGCTGGCCGACCCGTACGAGCAGGACTGTGACCTCATCCTGTGCCGGAACGTGATGATATACTTCACCGAGGATGCCAAGACCCGGGTCTTCAAAGGCTTCAACGCCAGTTTACGGCCGGGCGGCGTTCTGTTCATCGGGGGCACTGAGACCATCATGACCGCGTCCGAGCTCGGGTTCGAGCTCGTCTCACCGTTCTTCTACCGAAAGCGGAACCCGGTCGTCGCGTAG
- a CDS encoding chemotaxis response regulator protein-glutamate methylesterase — protein MNLPIRVLVVDDSAFTRKVVSDMLGSDPDITVVDIARDGKAAVEKARALQPDVITMDVEMPVMDGLAALRAIMSERPVPVVMLSALTQEGAATTIRALELGAVDFVAKPSHSMTVGLGEVRDQLVAKVKLAARAKVHVPRLARPGVDGTAGGGPRPSSGVPGEAASRGERGHLGQGARQGAGPGEECDTVVVIGASTGGPSALNQVLPALPADLSAGVLIVQHMPPGFTKSLAARLAETSAIAVKEAESGDKLTDGVAFVAPGGYHMLLTADGEVALSTDPPRNGVRPSVDATMESAARVYGDRLVGVVLTGMGRDGAAGMAAIKAAGGRTIAEHESSCVIYGMPKAVVDQGLADLVVPLQEVAGAIVQMVNQIP, from the coding sequence GTGAACCTACCAATCAGAGTCCTCGTTGTGGATGACTCGGCCTTTACACGTAAAGTGGTTTCGGATATGCTGGGGTCGGACCCAGACATCACCGTCGTTGACATAGCCAGGGACGGCAAGGCCGCTGTGGAGAAGGCTCGTGCTCTCCAGCCCGACGTCATCACGATGGATGTGGAGATGCCGGTGATGGACGGGCTTGCTGCGTTGCGGGCCATCATGAGCGAACGCCCCGTCCCTGTCGTCATGTTGAGCGCCCTGACGCAGGAGGGCGCGGCTACCACCATCCGGGCGCTGGAGCTCGGCGCGGTCGATTTCGTGGCAAAGCCGTCTCATTCGATGACCGTGGGCCTGGGTGAGGTGCGGGACCAGCTCGTTGCCAAAGTGAAGCTGGCGGCGCGCGCCAAGGTACATGTTCCCAGGCTCGCGAGGCCCGGCGTGGACGGGACGGCCGGGGGTGGACCACGTCCTTCTTCAGGCGTTCCAGGGGAGGCTGCCTCTCGAGGAGAGCGCGGTCATCTCGGGCAGGGGGCGAGGCAGGGCGCCGGGCCGGGCGAAGAGTGCGACACGGTTGTGGTCATTGGTGCCTCCACCGGGGGGCCGTCCGCGCTCAACCAGGTCCTCCCCGCTTTGCCCGCCGACCTCTCTGCCGGAGTGCTTATCGTGCAGCACATGCCGCCTGGCTTCACAAAGTCGCTGGCCGCGAGGCTCGCAGAGACCTCAGCCATAGCTGTGAAGGAGGCTGAGTCGGGCGACAAGCTTACGGACGGGGTGGCGTTCGTGGCACCGGGCGGATACCATATGTTGCTCACCGCTGACGGGGAGGTGGCGCTCTCCACCGATCCGCCGCGAAATGGCGTGCGGCCGTCTGTGGACGCCACGATGGAGTCCGCGGCCCGGGTGTACGGAGACCGGCTTGTCGGGGTGGTGCTCACCGGAATGGGAAGGGACGGCGCGGCCGGCATGGCCGCCATCAAGGCGGCGGGCGGGAGGACCATAGCAGAGCACGAATCGAGCTGCGTCATATACGGTATGCCCAAGGCCGTGGTCGATCAAGGGCTCGCGGATCTGGTGGTTCCGCTCCAGGAGGTGGCCGGTGCCATCGTGCAGATGGTCAACCAAATCCCATAG
- a CDS encoding response regulator — protein sequence MPKVLIVDDAAFMRMRSRKLLEEHGYQVEEAQDGQEAVRKYMESAPDAVLMDITMPVMDGIAALKEIKKRDPHAKVIMCTAVGQQSLVMEAIMSGARDYLLKPFDPDKVLASLKKLVG from the coding sequence GTGCCCAAGGTGCTCATCGTGGACGACGCGGCCTTCATGAGGATGAGGTCGCGCAAACTCCTGGAGGAGCACGGCTATCAGGTCGAGGAGGCACAAGACGGGCAGGAGGCTGTCAGGAAATACATGGAGAGCGCTCCCGACGCGGTCCTCATGGACATCACCATGCCCGTCATGGACGGCATCGCCGCTCTAAAGGAGATCAAGAAGCGCGACCCGCATGCCAAGGTCATCATGTGCACCGCCGTGGGCCAGCAGTCTTTGGTCATGGAGGCCATCATGTCCGGGGCACGTGATTACCTCCTGAAACCGTTTGATCCTGACAAGGTGCTCGCGTCCCTCAAGAAGCTGGTCGGCTGA
- a CDS encoding chemotaxis protein CheA: MAEGYSLTPEDIRLFLDETLDELEALEEEIVRLESEGHDKPLLQDMFRIAHTVKGSSATVGHARMSTLAHAMEDVFAAMRDGRVAPRQELVNVLLEAVDGLRALAAELDASGGGPRVRGAGEIDVESLVARLASAASLGVGTYEVHVRFADDTAMPPVRALQVIQALQELGTVAGTQPSLDDIKAEKAGLDLSAVLLLGSPVSEAEVERKVGEVPDVERVEVRCVHPGAHGATAGAGPESSAGAAAAGSGAGVDAEGDADVNTGAGADRHACAQVRPEAEAKAEAEAAAGAGGNGARGAGENADETGTAASDVPKLLGRSQGDTIRVGIEAFDKMVRIVSELAIDEARLAEVQRRLASLDGHSESIGDLEQITAHMGRLTTELQEEVMKARMTPLSSLFKRFPRMVRDTAASSGKLVEFVVEGEDTELDRALIEEVADPIIHLLRNAVGHGIEPPEERVRRGKPEKGRVRLAARHVEDRVVITVEDDGGGIDFERVRESAVRKGMISAEVAAALSDEEAIELIFQPGFSTATQVNDVSGRGVGLDIVRANIEKLGGTLRVNTAAGKGTAFVLSVPLTLAVFRALLVESCGQEFAIPLSSVVEVTRVSLTEVKPVGQGHAIVLRGKVLPVFDLRDFARRDDASAPASSGEGGGGSAASVGGCEPAGELATSRSDEQSGERARGRAFVVVARYEDMRVGIIVDSLLGEQEIVIKSLGRLARRAKGVLGGAILGDGRVALILDVARVLEKAVGRSHVSGSGSGYEGGNEDRFEYQLQC; this comes from the coding sequence GTGGCGGAAGGATATTCGTTGACTCCGGAGGACATCAGGCTTTTTCTCGATGAAACCCTCGACGAGCTCGAAGCGCTCGAAGAGGAGATCGTCAGGCTCGAAAGCGAGGGCCACGACAAGCCCCTCCTTCAGGACATGTTCCGCATAGCGCATACCGTGAAGGGCTCGTCGGCAACCGTAGGCCACGCCAGGATGTCCACGCTCGCGCACGCCATGGAGGATGTGTTTGCGGCCATGCGGGACGGCAGGGTCGCGCCTCGCCAAGAGCTGGTGAACGTGCTCTTGGAAGCGGTCGATGGCTTACGGGCGCTTGCCGCGGAGCTCGACGCCTCCGGCGGCGGTCCGCGCGTCCGCGGCGCCGGCGAAATCGACGTCGAATCGCTCGTTGCCCGGCTCGCGAGCGCCGCTTCACTGGGGGTCGGCACGTATGAGGTACATGTGAGGTTCGCGGATGACACGGCGATGCCGCCCGTGCGTGCTCTCCAGGTCATACAAGCCCTCCAAGAGCTCGGAACGGTCGCCGGGACGCAGCCGTCGCTGGATGACATCAAGGCTGAGAAAGCGGGCCTGGACCTCTCGGCCGTGCTGCTGCTCGGGTCACCCGTGAGCGAGGCAGAGGTGGAGCGCAAGGTCGGCGAGGTGCCCGACGTCGAGCGCGTGGAGGTGCGCTGCGTGCATCCTGGCGCGCACGGTGCTACGGCGGGGGCGGGCCCGGAATCTTCCGCCGGTGCTGCTGCCGCAGGCAGCGGGGCGGGGGTTGACGCCGAGGGGGACGCTGATGTGAACACCGGTGCCGGGGCTGATCGTCACGCTTGCGCTCAGGTCCGCCCTGAGGCCGAGGCTAAGGCCGAGGCCGAGGCTGCCGCTGGTGCCGGCGGGAACGGCGCTCGCGGGGCTGGCGAGAATGCCGATGAGACCGGGACGGCAGCGTCCGATGTGCCGAAGCTCTTGGGAAGATCCCAGGGGGACACCATCCGGGTCGGCATCGAGGCCTTTGACAAGATGGTGCGCATAGTCTCAGAGCTTGCCATAGACGAGGCCAGGCTCGCCGAGGTCCAAAGGCGTCTCGCGTCACTCGACGGCCACTCGGAGTCCATCGGGGACCTCGAGCAGATCACCGCCCACATGGGCCGGCTCACGACCGAGCTCCAAGAAGAGGTCATGAAGGCCAGGATGACGCCGCTTTCGAGCTTGTTCAAACGCTTCCCCAGGATGGTCAGGGACACCGCCGCAAGCTCTGGCAAGCTGGTGGAGTTCGTCGTGGAAGGCGAGGATACTGAGCTCGACCGGGCCTTGATAGAAGAGGTCGCGGATCCCATCATACATCTCCTCCGGAACGCCGTCGGGCACGGCATAGAGCCGCCAGAAGAGCGCGTCCGCCGCGGCAAGCCCGAAAAGGGGCGGGTGCGGCTGGCTGCCCGACACGTGGAGGACCGCGTGGTCATCACCGTGGAGGACGACGGCGGAGGAATCGACTTCGAGCGGGTCCGCGAGTCCGCGGTGCGAAAGGGGATGATCTCCGCCGAGGTGGCCGCGGCCCTTTCGGACGAGGAGGCCATTGAGCTCATCTTCCAACCGGGCTTTTCCACCGCGACCCAGGTGAATGACGTGTCGGGACGCGGGGTCGGCTTGGACATCGTGCGCGCCAACATCGAGAAGCTGGGTGGCACCTTGCGTGTGAACACCGCTGCCGGGAAGGGAACGGCTTTCGTCTTGTCGGTGCCGCTCACGCTCGCGGTTTTCAGAGCTCTCCTCGTCGAATCGTGTGGCCAGGAATTCGCGATCCCCCTGTCTTCCGTGGTAGAGGTTACTCGCGTCTCGCTTACCGAGGTCAAACCAGTCGGGCAGGGGCACGCGATAGTGCTGAGGGGCAAGGTCCTGCCGGTGTTTGACTTGCGGGATTTCGCGCGGAGAGACGATGCCAGTGCACCGGCTTCGTCTGGGGAGGGCGGCGGGGGCTCCGCAGCGAGCGTCGGGGGGTGCGAGCCGGCTGGTGAGCTAGCCACGAGCCGTTCGGATGAGCAGTCTGGTGAGCGGGCTCGCGGGCGGGCCTTCGTGGTAGTAGCGCGGTACGAGGACATGCGGGTGGGGATCATTGTTGATTCGCTCCTCGGGGAGCAGGAAATAGTCATCAAGAGCCTCGGCAGGCTCGCCAGGCGTGCCAAGGGCGTCCTGGGTGGCGCCATTCTCGGTGACGGGCGAGTCGCTCTGATCCTGGATGTCGCGCGGGTGCTGGAGAAGGCCGTGGGCCGCAGCCATGTCTCGGGGTCGGGCTCAGGTTATGAGGGAGGGAACGAGGATCGTTTCGAGTATCAATTACAGTGCTAG
- the flgL gene encoding flagellar hook-associated protein FlgL — MTGLRVSTSYLLNNLSRDISQQLARMQRLSEDISTGKRVRKPSDDPIAASRGMAIRALRAGVAQHKTNIDDAKDWLGATERALMKAQEVFQNAADAALRAGNSTLSGDERQALAQDVNGLIAELVDLANTEYDGRYIFAGLKTLTKPFVLTENTDASGVTVTTVTYEGLDGSKQVEVEPGTTMQVNANGGEVFMQGISEAGNRNLFQILVDLRDHLLAGDASSTYYDDIASDVSATQAAQDRIMNLVTGVGAKVRRLDRASAKLSEDEVELEALLSKTEDADVFKAISDLQLQETVYKAALGAAAGIMQTSLVDYLR; from the coding sequence GTGACGGGGTTGCGTGTGAGCACGAGTTACCTTCTGAACAACCTTTCCAGGGACATCAGCCAGCAACTTGCTCGGATGCAGAGACTTTCGGAGGACATATCCACCGGGAAGCGGGTGCGGAAACCATCAGACGACCCGATCGCCGCCTCGCGGGGCATGGCCATCCGGGCGCTTCGGGCAGGGGTCGCGCAACACAAGACCAACATAGACGATGCCAAGGACTGGCTCGGCGCGACCGAACGGGCTCTCATGAAGGCACAGGAGGTGTTCCAGAATGCCGCCGACGCCGCGCTCCGCGCCGGGAACAGCACTCTCTCCGGTGACGAGCGGCAGGCGCTCGCGCAGGACGTGAACGGCCTCATCGCCGAGCTCGTGGACCTCGCCAACACGGAATACGACGGCAGGTACATCTTCGCCGGCCTGAAGACCCTCACGAAGCCCTTTGTGCTGACAGAGAACACTGACGCATCGGGCGTTACCGTTACGACCGTTACCTATGAGGGTCTCGACGGCAGCAAGCAGGTCGAAGTCGAGCCCGGCACGACCATGCAGGTCAACGCGAACGGCGGCGAGGTGTTCATGCAGGGCATCAGCGAGGCGGGCAATAGGAACCTCTTCCAGATCCTCGTGGACCTCCGGGATCACCTCCTCGCAGGCGATGCATCATCCACGTACTACGACGATATCGCGTCCGACGTCAGTGCCACCCAGGCGGCTCAAGACCGGATCATGAACCTCGTCACGGGCGTCGGCGCGAAGGTGCGACGGCTAGACCGGGCATCAGCCAAGCTGTCCGAGGACGAGGTGGAGCTGGAGGCGCTTCTGTCGAAGACCGAAGATGCGGACGTGTTCAAGGCCATCTCTGACCTGCAGTTGCAGGAGACGGTGTACAAGGCGGCCCTCGGGGCGGCTGCCGGGATAATGCAGACTTCCCTTGTGGACTATTTGCGGTAG